The Prosthecodimorpha staleyi region CCGCTCCGGCGACGGCGCGGCGCGCGATCCCGGCACCCGACCCGGCCACCCCCGCCGCTCTCGAAGTGCGCGACCTCACCGTCACCTTTCCGGTCGGCGGAAAGAGAGTGCCTTGGGGGCGTTCTCAGCACTTGTTCGCCGTCGACGGGGTCGGATTGTCGCTCGCGCAAGGCGAGACGCTGGCCGTGGTCGGCGAAAGCGGCAGCGGCAAGACCACGCTCGCCCGGGCCATTCTCGGGCTGACCCCGATCGCCGACGGCGGCGTCTGGATCGCCGGGGCCGACCTTCGGGATCGGCCGGCCGAGGCGCGATCCCGCATCCAGTATGTCTTTCAGGATCCGCAAGCCTCGCTCGATCCGCAGTTCCGAGCCTGGCGGTCGGTCGTCGAACCGTTGGTGCTGCAGGGCGAAACCCGGCGGGATGTGCTGCGGAGAAAGGCCGAGGCCCTGCTGGTCGAAGTCGGGCTCGACGCCAGCCATTTGGATCGCCTGCCGCACGAACTGTCGGGCGGTCAGCGCCAGAGGCTCGGCATCGCCCGGGCGCTGGCGACCCGACCCCGCATCCTGATCGCCGACGAGGCGGTTTCCGCGCTCGACGCCACGACCCGGCTGCAGGTGCTGCAACTGTTCCAGGACCTGCAGGCGGCGCAGGGACTTTCCTATCTCTTCATCACGCACGACCTCGCCGTGGTCGCCCGCATCGCCCACCGCGTCGCGGTGATGCGATTCGGCCGGATCGTCGAGATCGGTCCGGTCGACCGCGTGCTGGCCGATCCGCAGCATCCCTACACGCGCGCGTTGGTCGCCTCGGGGGCCGGCCGCACGGCCGAGACGGTGCCGGTCCCCGGAACGGCGCGCCATCGCACCGGTCCGGCTGGGTACACGATGGCGTGGCGCTACAGGACCTGCGGGGAGGGGCATCGCGTCCTGGAGACCTGATGCCGGCCGTGGAACGGCGTCAGGCGAGCCGCGTCGCCGCCATGGACGGCCGCTGCTCGAAATCCGCATACCAGGCGGCGAGCGTCGGGCAGCCGTTGCGCCAGCCGTGATCGGGGAAGCGGAAGTCGAGATAGCTGAGCGCGCAGGCCAGCGCGATCGTTCCGACATCGATGCGCCCGCCCGGCGGGTTGGCCTCGAAATGGGCAAGCGTGGTGCGGACCTTGTCCCACTGCCCGGCGACCCATTCCGGCCACAGGCGTTCGGCCGGCCGCGCGGCCGTCTCATAGCGCACCAGGAGTGCGGCGACCGTGATGCCGTCGGCGAGCGACTGGTCGACCTCGGCGCGCAGGCGCGCCTTCGGATCGGCAGGCAGCAGGGCGCCGCCGGCAAGGTCGTTCAGATAGGAGAGGATCACGCGGCTGTCGGCCACCACGGTACCGTCGTCGGCGATCAGGGTGGGAACCTGGCCGAGCGGGTTCGAGGCGACGATGGTCGGGTCCCGGTTGATCGGGTGGGCCGCCGAGGCGAGCTTTTCGATGCGGTCGCCGATGCCCAGTTCCAGGGCGGCGACGAGGACCTTGCGAACGTAAGGCGAGGTCGGGGAGAAGAAGAGCTGCATGGATGTCGTCCTCCGACGGTCAGGGCGTGGCGGATGCGAGGTCGAGACCCGCGATATAGCCGAAGGTGAGGGCCGGGCCGAGGGTGATTCCGGCCGACGGATAGGTCCCGGCCATGATCGAGTTCATGTCGTTGCCGCAGGCCCAGAGACCCGGGATCGGCTGTCCGTCGGCGCCGAGCACGCGGGCGCGCGGGTCGGTCTCCAGGCCGGCGGCGGTGCCGATGTCGCCCGGCCAGACCCGAACCGCATAGTAGGGCGCGGTCCGGATCGGGCCGAGGCACGGATTGGGCTTGTGCGCCGCGTCCCCGAGATAGCGGTTGTAGGCGGTCGACCCCTTGCCGAAATCCGGATCGGTCCCGGTCTCGGCATATCGGTTCATGCGCGCGACCGTGTCGGCGAGCGCGGCCGGATCGACCGCCATGGCGCGGGCCAGCGTTTCGACCGTGTCGCCCCTGACCAGATAGCCCGATTTCAGGAAGCGGCCGAGCGGGCGCAATCCCGGACGGACCAGACCGAGGCCGTAGCGGCGGATGAAGGCGGCGTCGCACACGAGCCAGGCCGGGATAGCCGGGCGCGTCTCCTGCGCCAGATGCATCGCCTCGACGAAGTCGTGGTAGGAATTGGCCTCGTTGACGAAGCGGCGGCCGGTGCCGTCGACCGCGACGAGGCCGGGCTTGGCGCGATCGAGGATCAGATGCGGGAAGCGCGTCTCGGTGCCGTCGGCTTCGCGCATCACTGAAACAGGTGCCCAGAAGGCATTGCCGACATTGTCGGTTCCGATCCGGCCTCCGACGCCCTGCGCCAGCCGGATGCCGTCGCCGCCATTGCCGGAAGGCGCCATCGAATAGTGCCGGTCGGCATGGGGCAGCAGAGCCTGCCGCATGGCCGCGCTGCCCGGAAAGCCGCCCGAGGCGAGCACCACGCCACGGCGCGCGCCGATCCGGCGGGGACCGGACGGACCCTCGACCACGAGGCCGACGACGCGACCGTCCTCGACGATCAGATCGCGGGCCGCATGACGCTCGCGGATCGGGATGGCACGGTCGAGCGCCGACCTGAACAGCCGGGCGGCCAGTGCATTGCCCATCAGCAGCCGCGTGCCGCGCTTCTGGGACAGCCGGTCGCGCGCAAAGCGCAGCACGAGCGCGGCGCTGCCGAGAAATGCCTGTACCGACTTCGTCGCCGACAGCAGGGTGTCGATGTCCTTGCGGTTGACCATCATGCCGCCGAAGACCAGAAACTCCTTCAGCGGCGCCCGCAGCCGGCCGAAATCGCGGCCGAGCTCCCGTCCGTCATAGACGACCGGATCGAGCGTGCGCCCGCCGGCGGCGGCGCCGGGCAGGTCGGGCTTGTAGTCGGGCGAGACCGCGCGCGGTGCCAGACGGAGCGCGGTATGCCGCTCCAGAAAGTCGATCATCTCCGGCCCGCGATCGAGAAAGGCCTCGATCATGTCGACGCGCAGGCGGTTGCCGAGATGGGCGCGCAGATAGTCGATAACGGCGGCGCGGCTCTCGGTCAGCCCGACCGCGCCGAGATGGGAATGACCAGGCACCCAGACGGCGCCGCCGGAGATCGCCGTACTGCCGCCGATCGTATCGGCCTTCTCGACGACCAGGACGGAAAGGCCGCCGATCGCGGCGGTCAAAGCTGCGGCGAGGCCGGCGGCGCCGGAGCCGACCACGACGGCGTCGAAGACCTCGTCGAAGCCCGCGGAGGACGAAGCGGTCGCCATGATCAGATCCCCATGCCGCCGCCGAGCGACTTGCCGCCGTCGACCAGCAGGGTCTGGCCGGTGACGAAATCCATCTGCGGCGCGGCCAGGAAGGCGACCGCATTGGCGATGTCATCGGGCCGGCCGGCCTTGCCGGTCGGCTGCAGGGCAAGCTGCGCCGCCATGCGCTCCGGCGTCAGAGCCTGCAGGAGCGGCGTGTCGATCAGGCCGGGCGCCACGGCATTGACCAGGATGCCGCGTGCGGCGAGTTCCATGGCCATGGCGCGGGTCAGGCCGACCACGGCGGCCTTCGAGGCGACATAGTGGGCGTGATTGCGGGCGCCGAGGAAGGCGCGCGAGGCGATATTGACGATCTTGGCGCCGGGCAGCATGCGCCGCGCGGCGGCCTGCGAGAGCGCGAACAGGGCGACCAGATTCACGTCGTACATGCGCCGGAAATCTTCCAGCGACAGGTCGAAGAAGGCGCGTTCGTCGAAGATGCCGGCATTGTTGACCAGCGCCGCGAGCGGGCGTTCCGCGGCCGCGAATGCGGCGACCGCGTCCGAATCCAGGAGATCGAGCACCACCGCCCGCGCCCGGCCGCCGCCGGCGACGATCTCCCCGGCGGCACGTTCGGCCGCCGCACCGTCGCGGTCGAGCACGACCACCTCGAAGCCGTCGGCGGCCAGCCGGCCGGCAATGGCGCGGCCGATGCCGCGCGCGGCGCCGGTCACGACGGCGAGGGGAAGAGGCTGGAGTTCGGTCGTCATGGGCGGTTCTGCTGTCCAGAGGCGGGTGGGGGCGGGATGGTCCGTGAGGCGAAATCGGTGCCGTGGCGCGCGGTCAGGAAGCCGGCCGTCAGCCCGCCGTCGACCTCGACCACAGCCCCGTTGACGTAGGAGGCGTCCGGTCCGAGCAGGAAGGCGATCACGGCGGCGACCTCCTCCGGGCGGGCGAGCCGACCAAGCGGCGTGCGGTCGAGCATGACGCCGTCGAGAAAATCGGGCGGAATGCCGTCGCGGATCATCGGCGTATCGACGCCGTTCGGCGCCACCGCGTTGACCCGGACGCCGCGCCCGCCCCATTCCAGCGCCAGCGTCTTGGTCAGCCCGACCAGGCCCCATTTCGAGGCCGCATAATTGGCCCGTCCGGGCTGGCCGCCGCGCGCCGTGATCGACGCGACCGTGACGATCGCGCCCTCTCCGCGCGCGAGCAGGACGCGGCCGACGGCCCGGCAGGTGTAGAAGACGCCGGTCAGGTTGATGCCGAGGACATCCGCGAAGGCGGCGTCGGTCATCTCCTCGGCGCGTGCCGCGCGGGCGATCCCGGCGCAGGGGACTGCGCCGTCGAGCCGGCCGAAGCGCTCGACGGTCTCGGCCACGAAGCGGTCGGTGGCGGCGGAGTCCCGGCTGTCGAACCGGCCGGTCAGCACCGCCGTGCCCGCCGCCTCCAGGTCCGCGGCGAGGGCGGCGAGGCCGTCCGCGTCGAGGTCGGCGGCGGCGATCGCCGCGCCCTCGGCGGAAAGCCGGCGGGCGACCGCCGCACCGATGCCGCGGGCCGCGCCGGTGACCAGATGGACGCGCCCGTCCAGGCGGCGTGCAGGGGCGGCGGCGCTCATCCGATATAGGTCCTGCGCACGGAATCGTCGTGGCGCAGGTCGGCCGAGCGGCCTTCCACGGCGACTTCGCCATTCTCCAGGATGTAGGCGTAGCTCGAGGCGGCCAGCGCCACCGAGGCGTTCTGCTCGACGAGCAGGATGCCGAGCCCGTCGGCATTGAGCCGGCGGATGATGGCGAAGATCTTCTCGACCAGCACCGGCGACAGGCCGAGCGAGGGCTCGTCGAGCAGGAGCAGCCGCGGCCGGGCCATCAGCGCGCGGGCGATGACCAGCATCTGCTGCTCGCCGCCCGAAAGGGTGCCGGCCTTCTGCTGCAGCCGCTCCTTCAGGATCGGGAAATAGTCGAAGGCGCGGTCGATATCCTGGCGGATGCCGGTGCGGTCGGAGCGGCCATAGGCGCCCATCTCCAGATTCTCGCGCACGCTCATGTCGCGGAACACCTCGCGGCCCTCGGGCACCTGCGAGATGCCGGCGCGCACGACCGCGTGCGAACTGGCCCGCTCGATCGGCCGCCCCTCGAACAGGATCGAGCCGGCGGTGACCGGCACGAGCCGCGAGACGGCGTTGAGCGTGGTGGTCTTGCCGGCCCCGTTGGCGCCGAGG contains the following coding sequences:
- a CDS encoding dipeptide ABC transporter ATP-binding protein, whose amino-acid sequence is MTSSSLPVREPAAPLLDVRDLSTDVLTIAGPRRILDRVSFSVASGEVLALVGESGSGKSMAMQAIMGLIAPPALVAEGTIAFEGRDLLACSQRAMRAIRGSRIGMVFQEPMSALNPLLAVGDQIAETLVAHRGLGWAAARAESVRLLDLARVADARRVAGLRPHHLSGGMRQRVVIAAAIACKPALLIADEPTTALDATVQAEIMLLLGQLRREVGCAILLISHDMGLVASFAERAAVMLRGRIVESGPTAALMANPQSPYTRTLIAAGLPAAPATARRAIPAPDPATPAALEVRDLTVTFPVGGKRVPWGRSQHLFAVDGVGLSLAQGETLAVVGESGSGKTTLARAILGLTPIADGGVWIAGADLRDRPAEARSRIQYVFQDPQASLDPQFRAWRSVVEPLVLQGETRRDVLRRKAEALLVEVGLDASHLDRLPHELSGGQRQRLGIARALATRPRILIADEAVSALDATTRLQVLQLFQDLQAAQGLSYLFITHDLAVVARIAHRVAVMRFGRIVEIGPVDRVLADPQHPYTRALVASGAGRTAETVPVPGTARHRTGPAGYTMAWRYRTCGEGHRVLET
- a CDS encoding glutathione S-transferase, which produces MQLFFSPTSPYVRKVLVAALELGIGDRIEKLASAAHPINRDPTIVASNPLGQVPTLIADDGTVVADSRVILSYLNDLAGGALLPADPKARLRAEVDQSLADGITVAALLVRYETAARPAERLWPEWVAGQWDKVRTTLAHFEANPPGGRIDVGTIALACALSYLDFRFPDHGWRNGCPTLAAWYADFEQRPSMAATRLA
- a CDS encoding FAD-dependent oxidoreductase, giving the protein MATASSSAGFDEVFDAVVVGSGAAGLAAALTAAIGGLSVLVVEKADTIGGSTAISGGAVWVPGHSHLGAVGLTESRAAVIDYLRAHLGNRLRVDMIEAFLDRGPEMIDFLERHTALRLAPRAVSPDYKPDLPGAAAGGRTLDPVVYDGRELGRDFGRLRAPLKEFLVFGGMMVNRKDIDTLLSATKSVQAFLGSAALVLRFARDRLSQKRGTRLLMGNALAARLFRSALDRAIPIRERHAARDLIVEDGRVVGLVVEGPSGPRRIGARRGVVLASGGFPGSAAMRQALLPHADRHYSMAPSGNGGDGIRLAQGVGGRIGTDNVGNAFWAPVSVMREADGTETRFPHLILDRAKPGLVAVDGTGRRFVNEANSYHDFVEAMHLAQETRPAIPAWLVCDAAFIRRYGLGLVRPGLRPLGRFLKSGYLVRGDTVETLARAMAVDPAALADTVARMNRYAETGTDPDFGKGSTAYNRYLGDAAHKPNPCLGPIRTAPYYAVRVWPGDIGTAAGLETDPRARVLGADGQPIPGLWACGNDMNSIMAGTYPSAGITLGPALTFGYIAGLDLASATP
- a CDS encoding SDR family NAD(P)-dependent oxidoreductase translates to MTTELQPLPLAVVTGAARGIGRAIAGRLAADGFEVVVLDRDGAAAERAAGEIVAGGGRARAVVLDLLDSDAVAAFAAAERPLAALVNNAGIFDERAFFDLSLEDFRRMYDVNLVALFALSQAAARRMLPGAKIVNIASRAFLGARNHAHYVASKAAVVGLTRAMAMELAARGILVNAVAPGLIDTPLLQALTPERMAAQLALQPTGKAGRPDDIANAVAFLAAPQMDFVTGQTLLVDGGKSLGGGMGI
- a CDS encoding SDR family NAD(P)-dependent oxidoreductase encodes the protein MSAAAPARRLDGRVHLVTGAARGIGAAVARRLSAEGAAIAAADLDADGLAALAADLEAAGTAVLTGRFDSRDSAATDRFVAETVERFGRLDGAVPCAGIARAARAEEMTDAAFADVLGINLTGVFYTCRAVGRVLLARGEGAIVTVASITARGGQPGRANYAASKWGLVGLTKTLALEWGGRGVRVNAVAPNGVDTPMIRDGIPPDFLDGVMLDRTPLGRLARPEEVAAVIAFLLGPDASYVNGAVVEVDGGLTAGFLTARHGTDFASRTIPPPPASGQQNRP
- a CDS encoding ABC transporter ATP-binding protein, encoding MADLLEIRGISASYGRIQAIAGVNLSVPDGAVVALLGANGAGKTTTLNAVSRLVPVTAGSILFEGRPIERASSHAVVRAGISQVPEGREVFRDMSVRENLEMGAYGRSDRTGIRQDIDRAFDYFPILKERLQQKAGTLSGGEQQMLVIARALMARPRLLLLDEPSLGLSPVLVEKIFAIIRRLNADGLGILLVEQNASVALAASSYAYILENGEVAVEGRSADLRHDDSVRRTYIG